The Thalassophryne amazonica chromosome 18, fThaAma1.1, whole genome shotgun sequence DNA window CACGTGCTTCTCGGTGTGTAAAGTAAACTGACGGTCAGCATGGTTAGAGTTGAACATCGGTATGCGTAATGTATAAACTGTTTTACCAAATTCCAAGTCATTGTTTTATCTTGTACGTAGGTTGATCTACAAgaatattgtgcttgtttcactcgTTAAAATCAGTGTCTGCTGCTAACGATCAGTGCCGCGGTGCCACTTCCTGTCAGTGAGCCATGAACCTCAAATCTGTGTAGACTGCACAAAAATGTGGTAAAATGTCTTTTCTTTACTTCAGGGTTACAGGTAAACCTGTCCGGAGTGGCCCAAAGTAAGAACACTGACCTCTACTGTTTGTGGGTTTATCTCGGTAGTTTAACGCGGCTTTCTTTTCTTCGTCGCATGACGGATGCACGTGGTGAGGTCCAGACTGTCACCGTGCTCACGTTGAATGAGATGAAAAGTGAAGCCGCTGTAAACTACGGAAGCAGCCTGTGTGGTGCTCTGGTAGTTGGGAAGTCTGTCCACTGTTTACCGTTATTAACAGTTCAAGATTCAGCGAAGGCCACAAAATGGTTTGCACCCGGGTTTAAAGGTTGATGGGTTCAGGTGAAACAGAGGCATGGCAAAAAGGACTCAACACTTACAATCAGCATTTTTATGTTTGTTATCCGCCACTGGGAAGAGAATGAGATCCATATGGGGAATACTAGAATCACCCATTCACGTCCATCTGCCAGGAGCTACATGTCAGTGACCACTCAGTGGATTCGCTGCATATTTGTTAGGCCGTTTGTACCAAACTAGCTTAATGCACAGCTTATGAAAATGTGGAGGTGTTATGCTGCCAATTTTATGgacattaaataaaaaatattcagGCTCTTTGGCCAAAATCTCGAGAACAGTTTGGCGGTTTTCCATCACATTTTGTCTCAATGTTAGCAGTTAAGCCTGGCGGGATGCACATTACAATGTCGTTATTTTTAAAGTGGATGTGGACATTGATGGTTGTGTGATGAACATATTTATGCATAAATAATCAGACATGGTCAAGAAATCATCAGGTTCCACAGCAAACCGCTGAGTGTTCACATGTGTAACTTCCCTTTAATTCCACCCGTTCGATTTGAATGCTGTGCTTTCTAAGTGTTGGGTCACTTTGATATCTGGAAaggacttgtttttttgtttgtttttttttcatgtatgaAATGCACATTCCTCCATGTATTTTGCATTTACGTTTCATTGCATTGATTCCCAATATCAGCATCCGGCAAATATATTGATTTGTGCTGCAACAAAGCTCTGATTGATCAGCAAATCTTTCTGAGTTCTTCAGCAAATTTTGGAAGAACGTCGGAAGGAGCTGGTGCAGGAGGGGTGTCTGAGCATTGGGAACCTCTGGACATCTGGGCACTTTGCTTGTGTTTCAAAATGCATTTTGGGCTCAGCCTGATCTTAAGTGCTGCTTGAGGAAACCCAGATGTCTGTCAGGTCAATGTCTGTCTTAAAAAGGGCACccaccccccaccttcccctagcATGGGAAGACTGAAACATCACGTTTTCTCCTCACCTTCCTCATTTGAGCTGTTCACCAGATGCAGTCATCCTCGGCACAGTAACACGATGGTTGTTGGCACGTGTGGGAACGTTGGGAATGGTGGGAATCTGGATATGTTGATGTCTTTGTCCCAACAGGTAAACGTAAAGCCCTGAAGCTGACTTTTGCCAGTCCTCTGGTGAAACCAACCTCAAGGCTTCCGCTCAATCCCTCTGCACCTTCTTTTCAGAACCCGCACATGTAAGTACTTCACGAAGGAGTGTTTCTATCGATATGAAGTAGTGAAAAGGTGCAGGATTCAAATATTTATACGATGAGCGGTTTGTGAATTCAGCACATCAGAAGTTCAGAAAAGGAGCTATTGAGTATTgatcagtgcccccccccccccttttactGTCACATTAATGTTAAATAAATTTTGCCTTGATTTCAGACTTATTTTATGGAATTTTCCAGATTTGAGGTTACGTCTCGTTTATCTATGATGCACGCTCGTCTCTCGGCTCCTCATCCTGTCTGATCCCGTCCAATTTCTCCACTGTGCTTTTTCCAGAGAGCGTCTGCGGACGCACAGCATCGAGTCGTCGGGGAAGCTCAAGATATCTCCAGAGCAGCATTGCGACTTCACTGctgaggacctcagagacctcGGGGAGATTGGCCGCGGCGCGTACGGCTCAGTCAACAAGATGGTCCACAAACCCACGGGCCAGATCATGGCAGTCAAGGTGACACGGATGGACTCTGTACTACAGCTTGTGTTTAGCAAACATGTCCCACAGTGtaaaattcaaatttttgtgGACCTTTCCACCATTTTGAATTTTGGTGGAAATTGTATATAGCACGGCGGGAATCCAGTGGGACGCTGTGTGGCAGTCTGTCTTCAGTTTGGTAGCTGTAGTCATGTCCTCTAACAAATCCATGATGTAATattgaagaaagaagaagaaaaaagcattTTCAGTCAAAACCTTGTAGTGCTGACATCGTTCCTATTAGTAATAaattattttataatttttttcagcAGTGTTAGATGGACAGAAACTCAAAACTGCAGCCACAGAAACACCAGAGCCCAGTTTCATAATGCAGTCTAATCTTTAATTTACTAAatttacttagtcgactaaggttagttgcccaacattagccgtctaatctccgtttcacatcgACGGCTAAACTTATAGATTAGCCCTCTAATGTTTGTCGATGATTTTCACAGGCATAAGCGGACTTGCGAGTGCTGTTGCCAAGAAATGTCTCCAGTGCACaaaagttttgtttacttctagcttggtcatctgctacaaccatggccgaGTCCGCTGCACCAGAGGAAAAGGTCATTGCGTTCTccaaagcagaggaagctctccttttggaggagaGCTTCCACGAGCGACgtgggggtgctcttgagtgttccaaagGAACAACATCAGTCCGAGCTGCCAAAAGACGGCCTTTGGAGGAGATCATAGTGACCCTCAATAGGTAGCTTGACAAATCGCCCGATGTTCAGAATAAGTGCCGAACTAACATCCCTCATGATTCAGCACACGGTCGACTTAGAGACATGGATGTTGTTGCAGATAACCTGCTGAAAGGTCCCACAGGTGTAAATCCTCAGCGCAGTGAAAACCTGAAGAACACTGGCAGGGTGTTGTTCCTCCTTGTTTGGAGGTTGATGGCTGGAGCTATCGTGTCCACAGAAGATTGTAGGCGGACGGAAGCGATGTTGTTGAACCTTGGTGTCCGTATACATCTCCAATGGCTTATTCCGGTCCCAGAACACCTGCTCCTGTTGCAAGGCTCTacttccttcctgctccatcacGTGGTGGTACACAGTAgccaccatttttgaggtaagacactgaagttttgtcagctaaaataagattagcttcctctgtagcaggctaaaaactttagttggcTAACATGAAACTTTAACCAACTAAGCACTTTTATTAGTCAACtgagtttagtcaactaaacaagattagaccgctttatgaaactgggccctggatTAATGTAAAAAGAGAAATTTATTTCCAAAGAGGCTGAGCAGGACGGCAGGTGACACAATCAACTGAATGAAGGGCAAGTGCACAACAAAAGAACCAGACGGAACAGCACAACCCCACCAGTGGAcatcagagggagacagagaggagagacAGCCAGAGTAAAGAAATGAATCTACCATAAAACACAAGTGAAAACCAACCAAATAAAGCAAGGAGCAAACAGAATGTGTAGGTGGACTCACCAGGAAACACCAACAGCAACGGTTACACACAGACGACAAGAATGGTGAAATGTGACAAAGAATTATCAGAAATTTACAATCCCAGGATTTCAGCACTTAAATTAAGAAATCAGCCAATATACTCTTACATATCAAGAAAAATATTTGGAAATATCTACAGTgtatatatacagagagagagagagtggtgtGGATATATTGGTTGAATTGTTTAAATcctggcttcgcaaatttctcgGGGGGACTGATAAAGTATTTCTGAAGAAATGCAGAATGCAGCACACACGTTAGGGTGCATGCTTCAGTCTGTGCCAAGAATGGCCAACAGGTGGCGCTCACTGTCTGCAGCGACCCAGAGGTTCTGAGTCATTGTGACGTCTTTTTCAGAGGATTCGCTCCACTGTGGACGAGAAGGAGCAGAAGCAGCTGCTGATGGATCTCGACGTGGTGATGAGGAGCAGCGACTGTCCCTACATCGTGCAGTTCTACGGCGCCCTCTTCAGAGAGGTCTGGCATTATTTCGCTCTAACGCATCACATTAGCATTTTGTCCAGTGAACTATAAGAGCACTGAACAGTCTGCAGGTTCTTGTTCCAACTGATCTATTCAGATGGTGGTTCCTGAACTGTTTAGGGGTAGGCGGTACACTGGTGTCAGTCATCAATGTGTGCGCCAGGAGATGGATTGTGCAATACCGTCAGCACAGTGAGACGATGTGGTGGTATGGAATAGCGCTAACTACGATAGTGCAGGAACCACTCCAAGCCAGAAATATTTAGTTTTGAAGAAGTCAGCAATAAATAACAGACAACATAACAAAAAATAATGCCACATATTCGTTAATTTACTCAGTTATTTTGGTGCAGCTCTGATCAGCACTGCAGGGTTCAGGCTGCGATCAGAGGCAGATACGGAGCACGTCTGTGTGGCtatgaatttattttgtttatttgctgCCGAGTTCCACACGTGAGACAAAACTGTTCAGTTCTTTTCTTATCGAGATTATTTTCACTTGACAACAGCCTTGTGAAAATATTGTTAAAATGTGATTGTGTTGTGTGAATCAGTGGATCTTTGCACCGCAGGCTCATTTCAGTCTTGAGGctcggtcacacggcatacgacgattgctgaacaaagggaaaaaagtttttaaaaagtcacaaatcgttgagaaaaggtggacgaacgagctttatcaccaaacagccaatcaagagcacaaaagggacaaaagaggaacaaaatgaaaccgatGTTAACGTTGATCTCGACACTTTAAAACGAAATGTgcgtggagccacagctggagcagtgtgtgtctgcatctctgcgttccaggactcggtgctgggatggagctcatagtgcctgagtcctggagaaactgcaaacagaagctcgtgatccgacccactgtggagaccTGTGCAcatgtcggtggatccacctgctctggttcctcgtccagaacgaAAGAGGGATTATCTCCTTCATCattagaatcctcactgtctgatgacatgctgcgcgctccgtcttgctccaataaaaaaaaaaaatgctggtttgctgctgtatcactgtattacgttactaagccatatatattgatttataacagagaaCTGTCAaaaaggggaataaatataagtgtaaagatgattgaatatatcagagcagtaaattgatcagtccgtgtgaaaaCGCATTGACTCCTCATGTGCAGTTATTTCAACCaagtgcagctgatccacaatgtgaattctgccttccagaacagctctttatataatcatctgcctgttgccacatgtacataagggctggattgtcattcctacactcatagttatatttaataaaaaaaaataagcgcATGCAGGAGGCGGccgttgctgctgttgctgctttcAAGTATCCTCGGAAATTACACGACTTTTTTGTTGcttgattttcattttattttggtaaaataatttatTGTATCCatccaaaagattaattctggcctatataaggtccctgagccagtgaagctgaccctcttacccagataaaaaaaaatccaagcaaacagacgtgagtttgccctgtaatttccgacggtacatgaacgcagcagcgctcacaaactggcttctgcactgtatgaaagcaTTCAGCTGGTctaacgaagtcaaactaaacgctaacattacaaaaactaagtaaACGCTAAGAAAacacgtcaagaacgacagcaaattgAAaaatggacgaattgaggttttcggtggcattcgttcaattttttcaacagtttaaagatcctgacgaagcgccagctgcaggaatgaagctacgcgaaggttaaacgatgcgaacgaaagtccagatttcttgttttgtttgggcttcgttgcccttcgttaagtgccgtgtaacGGGGCTGTTAAGGAGCATTAATTAAATATAGCCGCTGATTTGTTAAACATGTaaaactgtataaaaaaaaagtatCTTTGATTATTCATTTAGATTTTAACTTTGAAGAAACaggtttgaaaatgaaaatagtccAGGTTAGAATAAAAAAAAGTGATTGGTTAAAGTGCAAAACCAGAAATACAGTTAAAGAGGCCATAGAGTACAAAACCATGATGTCATACAGTCACTGTCAAAAAAATGAAATCTTAATTTTAGGTGACATCTTTCACTCAGATGACCCGTTTTGATTAGTGTGGATTAACACGGCCTTGATCACTGGAACCAAAAGTTGTAGGGTGTCGATCTTTTGTGGCGCCTCGTGCACTCTGAAGTATAACAGGACATTTGCATTCTGGGAGTTGGGGAATCAGTTGGACTGTCTTAAATAACCAAAGTAACATTTTCACTTTCTCCCTCCAGGGTGACTGTTGGATTTGTATGGAACTTATGTCTACCTCATTAGACAAATTCTACAGATATGTATATTGTACATTAGATGACGTCATTCCAGAGGAAATATTAGGCAGAATAACGTTAGCGGTGAGTAGATAATTAATGTCTTAATTcatatattttctttttattactaTTCAATATCAGAAATGATGTGTTCTCTTGTGTTCAACAGACCGTTAAAGCACTGAACCACTTAAAAGAAAACTTGAAAATAATTCACAGGGGTAAGTGTGAAAAAAAATCCACCAAATTCTGTTTCGGtaactgatgaaaataaaattactGGGAAATATTTTTGGAGCTGACCCTGAATGTCGGCACaatgtatttattttcttttcccGCTGTTTAAAATGTTCCATTTCTATCATTTTAGACATCAAACCTTCCAACATTCTCATGGACCGAAAGGGTAACATCAAGCTGTGTGACTTTGGCATCAGCGGTCAGCTGGTGGACTCCATTGCCAAGACCAGAGACGCCGGCTGCAGGCCTTACATGGCGGTACGTAGTCAGTCCAAACATCTACAGGTGCCACGGGTGAGTCCACACTGAATGTCCTTCAGGTGAAAAGGACTTCGTTACCAGTTCAGGTCGATCACAGAAGGAGACAACTATACCGGACTCGGGAGCTCCAGGAGATCTGGACTGACACGACTGCAGAAACTATCAGGACAGTCAGATGCACCTGAAAGTTATCTCACTGAGCTTTGAGCATCTAAGAGTGTCTGATGTTTCTAACAGTCAAGTTcaagtttctgttttttttttttttttttttttaagatttttagtTTTTAAGTTTGCAGCAAGAGAACCAGGCCTTTAAGGTAATTCCAGTGACCACAGGATTTTCCCTAGACATCTTGGCCAGAAGGTGGTGCTCATTTTACGCGCTGCATTTACATCATTTAGAATCTGTTGCTGCCGTCTGTCACTATAAAGTCCAAACTCTTCAACGTGTCCTTAAAAAGAAACAGGCAGCATAGCTATGGATGGTACGAGGAACCCGGAGTAGCACCAGCAttggccagatcaagaacaccctctGGGAGGTCGGCCAACAAGTCAACTACAAAGGGAAGATTTTAATCATAAGATACATGCATTTTACCAGGTGACATCACCCCGAAAACAAGCAACAAGAAGGTCACAGAGTGGACGAGTCCTCCTGGGGTTGCCCTGGATCTGCTCCTAAAGGGTTCAGGGTCTGGGGACTGAACTGAATGCATCTGTTTACAGCGTGACTGTTTACCGTGATGTCTGCAACACCAAAGCACTTCAAACATTACAAGTGCCCTCTTAAGCCCCACCC harbors:
- the map2k4b gene encoding dual specificity mitogen-activated protein kinase kinase 4b isoform X3 gives rise to the protein MATPSADSNSTGSGNGSNAAGSTSHQLHQQTQSSSMQGLQVNLSGVAQSKRKALKLTFASPLVKPTSRLPLNPSAPSFQNPHIERLRTHSIESSGKLKISPEQHCDFTAEDLRDLGEIGRGAYGSVNKMVHKPTGQIMAVKRIRSTVDEKEQKQLLMDLDVVMRSSDCPYIVQFYGALFREGDCWICMELMSTSLDKFYRYVYCTLDDVIPEEILGRITLATVKALNHLKENLKIIHRDIKPSNILMDRKGNIKLCDFGISGQLVDSIAKTRDAGCRPYMAPERIDPSASRQGYDVRSDVWSLGITLYELATGRFPYPKWNSVFDQLTQVVKGEPPQLSSSDKRQFSPKFINFVNLCLTKDESKRPKYKELLKHAFILMYEERIVDVAGYVCRILDQIPASPISPMYVD
- the map2k4b gene encoding dual specificity mitogen-activated protein kinase kinase 4b isoform X1, with translation MATPSADSNSTGSGNGSNAAGSTSHQLHQQTQSSSMQETNSCWRCQNETGLQVNLSGVAQSKRKALKLTFASPLVKPTSRLPLNPSAPSFQNPHIERLRTHSIESSGKLKISPEQHCDFTAEDLRDLGEIGRGAYGSVNKMVHKPTGQIMAVKRIRSTVDEKEQKQLLMDLDVVMRSSDCPYIVQFYGALFREGDCWICMELMSTSLDKFYRYVYCTLDDVIPEEILGRITLATVKALNHLKENLKIIHRDIKPSNILMDRKGNIKLCDFGISGQLVDSIAKTRDAGCRPYMAPERIDPSASRQGYDVRSDVWSLGITLYELATGRFPYPKWNSVFDQLTQVVKGEPPQLSSSDKRQFSPKFINFVNLCLTKDESKRPKYKELLKHAFILMYEERIVDVAGYVCRILDQIPASPISPMYVD
- the map2k4b gene encoding dual specificity mitogen-activated protein kinase kinase 4b isoform X2 encodes the protein MATPSADSNSTGSGNGSNAAGSTSHQLHQQTQSSSMQETNSCWRCQNETGKRKALKLTFASPLVKPTSRLPLNPSAPSFQNPHIERLRTHSIESSGKLKISPEQHCDFTAEDLRDLGEIGRGAYGSVNKMVHKPTGQIMAVKRIRSTVDEKEQKQLLMDLDVVMRSSDCPYIVQFYGALFREGDCWICMELMSTSLDKFYRYVYCTLDDVIPEEILGRITLATVKALNHLKENLKIIHRDIKPSNILMDRKGNIKLCDFGISGQLVDSIAKTRDAGCRPYMAPERIDPSASRQGYDVRSDVWSLGITLYELATGRFPYPKWNSVFDQLTQVVKGEPPQLSSSDKRQFSPKFINFVNLCLTKDESKRPKYKELLKHAFILMYEERIVDVAGYVCRILDQIPASPISPMYVD
- the map2k4b gene encoding dual specificity mitogen-activated protein kinase kinase 4b isoform X4, which codes for MATPSADSNSTGSGNGSNAAGSTSHQLHQQTQSSSMQGKRKALKLTFASPLVKPTSRLPLNPSAPSFQNPHIERLRTHSIESSGKLKISPEQHCDFTAEDLRDLGEIGRGAYGSVNKMVHKPTGQIMAVKRIRSTVDEKEQKQLLMDLDVVMRSSDCPYIVQFYGALFREGDCWICMELMSTSLDKFYRYVYCTLDDVIPEEILGRITLATVKALNHLKENLKIIHRDIKPSNILMDRKGNIKLCDFGISGQLVDSIAKTRDAGCRPYMAPERIDPSASRQGYDVRSDVWSLGITLYELATGRFPYPKWNSVFDQLTQVVKGEPPQLSSSDKRQFSPKFINFVNLCLTKDESKRPKYKELLKHAFILMYEERIVDVAGYVCRILDQIPASPISPMYVD